In the Chaetodon trifascialis isolate fChaTrf1 chromosome 15, fChaTrf1.hap1, whole genome shotgun sequence genome, AGGTAAAATTCGAAGTTCTATTTTGATTGCtaatgacatttatttgtgGCATTTATTGTTCATATAGTACCAGTCAAACCTTATTGTTCAATGTTTCTTCTTTGCACATCAGTACTGAACACATGGAATTATGTGGTAAGAAATAGTGTTAAACTAAGTAAAATAATGGTCAATCAGTTAGTTGTAAAGTATTAATTATCAGTTATTTTGATAATCAGGAATAAGTttgtatactttttttttaaaaaaaagagtgaaaattcTCAGATTGTCTGAATTTAGCCTCTGTCACAGAGGATAAATTCATTTGTTTCCAGCCTCAGACATCACCAATTAATGTGAGTAGAGCTGAGGAGACTGTGAAGGCCTTCATGGTCGAACTGCTCCAAAAAGAAACAACTGTTGAGGGAGACCAAGAGGAAGAGACCTGCTCGGGCCAGGAAACACAAGGAGTGGACACTGGACCATTGAAAACCAATAACAAATTGTAGTATTACACTGGGCAAATAGGACACAGCTGTCTTATTGGATTTTAGTGCTTCGTCTATTTTTGTGGCTTCCATGTCATGTGACACACCTGTTGGTATCTGGTCACATTGGAAagctcttttccttcatcatttATGTCTTCAATTTTTCCATCATGGCCTTTTCTGAGCCTTCTATTTGTCTTTTCAGGCATTAAATCTCCCCATGCTGTCTACACACTGTCCTTTCATACAAGTGCCCCTGTGAGCAAGCAGGACTTCTACCAGATCCTTGGCGTACCTCGCACAGCAACCCAGAAAGAAATCAAGAAAGCCTACTACCAGGTGCGCTCCTGCCTGACATACATTCACAGCTTGTATTGGCTCTTAGAAAACCAATCAGTACTGTagctgacagtgtgtttgttgttccGCAGATGGCCAAAAAGTATCACCCTGACACCAACAAAGATGACCCACAAGCCAAGGAAAAGTTTGCTCAGCTGGCTGAAGCTTATGAGGTTTCGTCTCAGGCTTTGTTCAATCTTTCAcgacacatttttttcttccagtttAAACGATTTCATCAGCATTACAAACCTCTtaaatgttgctccatgtttCTCGCAGGTTCTGAGTGATGAAGGTAAGAGGAAGCAGTACGATACGTATGGCTCGGCTGGCTTTGACGCTGGTCAGGCCGGTAGAGGCCAGCAGTACTGGACCGGACAGACCAGCCATGTGGACCCGGAGGAGCTCTTCCGCAAGATCTTTGGGGAATTCTCAGGAGGCCGTGGCTTCGGAGACTTCAACGCCATATTTGATCAACCACAGGAGGTGAGTGGGAAAGCCAAGGGGTGCCTTTGATTTATCTTTTGAGAGCTCATCTGGTCATTTTTATTGGTGTGTATTCAGACCAGCCCTGTTTTTTCCATTACAGTACATTATGGAGCTGACGTTCACTCAGGCCGCGAAGGGAGTCAACAAAGAGATATCCATTAACATAGAAGCAGCCTGTCAGCGCTGTGATGGCAAGGGCCACGAGCCAGGCACCAAAGTCCAGCACTGCCACTTCTGCAACGGCTCTGGCATGGTAAGAGCTCAGACACGCTGCCAACCTTCaaaatgtgcttgttttgtaTTACTGCTGCCGCACACTGTCTTCACTTTCAAAACTGCAATATTTCAGTGCTGACCGTCATCAGGCTAATGGTTTGTGACAGTGAGATGATTGATTAATGATTTTGTCAAGTCAGACAGTGTGGGagcttgtttgcatttgatCCGAGCCGCCCGCCCCGTGAAGAACACGTGCAAAGTGTTCTTTTGCTCTGTCGTGTTACGAAGCACACGTGTCGTCCCCTTTGCAGGAGACCGTCAACACAGGCCCGTTTGTGATGCGCTCCACGTGTCGTCACTGTGGTGGCAAAGGCACGGTCATCTCGAACCCCTGTCACTCCTGCCGTGGGAGGGGACAGACCAAGCAGAAGAAGGTCGTGATGGTTCCTGTGCCTGCAGGTCAGTCTCACTAGTCCGTTCTCATTGTCTTACTATAAATACCTCAAGGAAGCCGTAGTCAACAGCACCTACTATCTGCTGTGAGGTAAAATTAGGCTGAGCATGCTTCTGTCCACTTTTAAAGCCTACGAGGAGCGAGGGTTTCGTACTCCAGAGATTTTTACACTTAAGTCTAATGCAGATCCTGTTTTTGATCTCAGGAGTGGAGGATGGTCAGACAGTCAGAATGCCAGTTGGTAAGAAGGAGATCTTCATCACATTTAGGGTGAgtatctatctgtctatctatcaGTACACCTCACAGCTGCTGTAATAGGACTGTCTTCCATAATGTGGGTGTGGGGACCGCTAAGAGGCATTGAGCTGTCTGGGTCCAGACAACCTGTGGTATACTGCCTTTTGACagtttgattctgtgtgtgaTCGAATGCAATGTGTTCTGGTTTTGCTGTCCAGGTCCAAAAAAGTCCCGTGTTCAGGAGGGACGGTGCAGACATCCACTCTGacctttttgtctctgtggcACAAGCCGTCCTGGGAGGCACAGCCAGGACGCAGGGCCTTTACGAAACACTTAACTTGACGGTAAGTAGACCCACACCTTCTCGGGCTTCTCCTCGAGTGGGTAAACATTTCACACAGAGTTTAATCAATGACTGGATTGTCCTTGTCTTCAGATCGCTGCAGGCATCCAGACAGACCAGAGGATTCGTCTGGCAGGGAAGGGAATCGCTCGAATCAGTGGCTACGGCTTCGGAGACCATTACGtccacatcaaaataaaagtgccCAAGTAAGACTCCACAGACGGGGACATGAGAGGGCCTTGTGACTGAATACAATGACTTCTTGTAGTCTAGAAGAAATGCCTTCCTAACCACAAGGATCATaggattttgtttttatctgtgtaggacactgactgacagacaaagaGCTCTGCTAATGAGCTATGCTGAGGACGAGACGGAAGTGGAGGGGACTGTGAATGGTGTCACTGCCACCACCACAGGTGAGAGACAGTCTCACTGACAGCCGTCCTTATCTGCCTGTCCCTGCagtcctgttgttttgtttgatatATACCTGTGATCTGCTAAAATGAGGTTTTAGGAAAGGAAGTTGCATTTAGTTGCAATCATAGACTATAAATGGTGGAtgggtctgaaaagtgaagctaGTGTTGTGCCTcaaacctgcattctttctaatggccagcagggggccaCCTGTTTTCTGATCTTGTAATCTTACCATATTTATtgccatattgcccagccccACTTCAAAACGGCAGTCTACGAATCAGTGCATGGCGTCATGGTGGCTCTGTCCACTATTCATTGTTCAGTCTACGGTCAGAGGCTGGCTTATGCAGTGTTAACCTCTGTCCAGGTGGGGGCAGCAGTGGTAAGCTGTCAGGGGCAGGGCAAAGCAGGAGTTTACCAAGAGTACATTTGAcagcctttttctttcttaaagGGAAAAGGTCATCCTGGAACTGAGAAGCTTCATCTAGAGATCAGAGGGGCAGAAGGGAGGGACGGCACGACGCAAGACCAGCCACATCATGAGGGGAcgggaggctgaggagtgatggaggaggccCACAAAGGTTCTGGATGGGTCAGTGCTGACCCACCTACCCAGCCCTGCAGTGAACAAAGAGGACCACCTGCTCTGTTCCTCTGCCAAAGTGAATCCACACACAAGAGGATGTTCCAGTGCGCCAATCACCTCTCGGTCGAATGTCCATCAAGTAAGACGGCGATAATGGAGGCAGATAACAGTGAAAAGTTTAATTTCGAATTAAATTGGCCGACTGTTATTGATCCTTTTATCCTGTATGCTTCGGTTGTGTCAGGCCTAACGGGTTGAACATCACCAGTTGAACTACATGGTTACCTTTAAGTGTTGGACAGTGTAAATATGTGTCTGCAGTGGACGCTCTGTCTCCTATCTCTGATTGAGGACTAAACTGCGGAAAGTAAAGTTTGGCTTGGGCTTTCCTGAACTGTGAACACCAGTCATTGGACTCTGTCCCTGTTTTAACCCTTTGCATTATGAAGTCACCTGGAGATCTGCACCTTCATTACATTTGTACATAGTTGTGGATCATACAGTGGAGTTAATGTCGCATAGAAgagatatactgtacatctaaAATAAAGCATAAACGTGTTGGGAAAAGCCTGTTTTATATAAATCATTAAAGAAATACCACTCAGAATGTCTTGACTCCAACTAGACATTGATGcattaatacacattttgttCACCCTAATTTAGATACAATGTCCAAAAACCACCTGATGTCTCGATAGCATTGAATACTTCAGGTCATTTTTAGGTTAAAATACATCTATTCTTATAGTTTTCATTGTGATGTTCTGTAGACATAATTTCTACAATATTTCAGCCCTGAGACTACTGTGGGACCCTTCGTATGTAGAGCTGTTTTGTGCTAAATGCTtactttagcatgctaacttgctcACAGTGGCAGTGCTAATGTTGCGCTAGCAGGTATGATCATTATCAGTTTAGCATGTAAACGACTTAACATTTGCCAATTAGGACAAAACCAAAAGTACAATTATGGCTGATGGGAATTTTTATGAGTTATTTGGTCATTAAAGTGTCAAATAAATTGAAGTTTCAATGTGATGAGGGCACAAGATGAAAGTAAAGGGATCACAaggttattacagttcatccagaggggaacatgaatgtctgcaccaaactTTATGGCAACCCATTCAATATTTATTGAGATGGTGGTGTTAGAGATAGTCTGAGGCTCACAAAAGTTGTTCGGAGCATGAATGTCAGTATAAAAATTTCATGCCATCATATCTAATacttgagatatttcagtctggaccaaagtggcgGACAGACTGATCAACACAGCTAGCAGGGTTAATGAAAATGTGACTGTAAATCAAATTGCTATGGTTATTAATAAGGGTGATGTAGCCTTGGCAAGTGTTATAGTCCCTCTGCTAATGGGTTTGAACTAATAAAAGTATGCATTAAAGATAATGCTCTATTTAAATTTTTGTCGTGATTAAAAACACCAGTCCAAATGGAtcacttttatttcttcatgaGCAGGAAAACAGAATCCATGTCATTATACATACATACTCCTGGATTTTCACTCTCATACAATGACAGTGTTTCTAGTCAGTCAATAATAAAGCTTTGTTCAGTTAAATACACACAGGTATTAAGAGCAGAGTTAAAGAAGAGAATTCAAAGACAACATGAATTAGTCATGCATCCCACTCTGATACAAGGTTTTAATGGATAACCAAAACTACCTGAACTCCTCAGATTCAAGTATACATCCCTTCATTACGTCCAAACTACTGTAGCATTCTGACACCTCAAACTAgcatcaaaaacatgaaataacatCTGGACACTGAACTGCAGGAGTATATTAGGGCAGTCTCTGTATTAGTCCTCCATACGCAGTGCATTGTATTGCCATCTGACTGCAACATGAACCTGAGACtctcagacacaaaacaaatcatcGCTTTCGTCATGATGTCGTGTCACGAAACAGCTGTACGACAGAGCTGCTATCCTGAATGAGTTTTGCGTGTGGAGGAATACTGCACATCCActtatgtgtgaatgtgttgtgCAAATATAAACAGCACAGGAACCCGGTAGCTGTTGTCAGCAGGTTTCCTTTGGTACTCTGTGTCCAACAAATCCGAGCgaaggacaaaaaacacaactgctTGGAAAGATTAAGCAAAGTGGACAAAATGTAATTACTATGTCAGGATCAATATTAAACTTCAATCGCAGAACAGTGCAATTCCACTGCATACAGTACACGATGGCACAAAATATTCCTTCTTAGGTAtggttgaaaaataaaaaattatgcACCACTGGGAAAGGTTTTCCCACAGTAAAGCATGGACAGCATGAGAGTTTAGTGATGATGCACGCTTGTATATCCATAGTAAATGGATACATAAACaagagctgagctgctgaaggaCCTACCTCTAAGTACCTAACCTGAAGTACTTCATAATAAACCATAATACTCATTTCtcatttattattataaaaAGACCATTTCCTCGTCAAACAGCTCACCTCTGATAACATCTTTGTCCTAATATAGGCTCCTGTGGCAGGTAAAACTGAATCAGCAGTGACTCATTCATCTTGGATTATTCAGCAATGCATTTAAATTGACAACaggcagtttgtttttgtttgtttttttttcagaaatacaAGATGCTCTATCGCATCATTCAGAAACAGAGAACTATTACATCTGAACATGCATCAGTAGAGATTCATATATTCTGTATATCACTATATTCACTAGTATCTGAAAG is a window encoding:
- the dnaja3a gene encoding dnaJ heat shock protein family (Hsp40) member A3a isoform X2, encoding MMASSAARCSSRWITVIVSSGRRSAAGAVVCAGHGGVRSVSTLGAEKLWRGGNLMCGGAGKALTLRGLSGIKSPHAVYTLSFHTSAPVSKQDFYQILGVPRTATQKEIKKAYYQMAKKYHPDTNKDDPQAKEKFAQLAEAYEVLSDEGKRKQYDTYGSAGFDAGQAGRGQQYWTGQTSHVDPEELFRKIFGEFSGGRGFGDFNAIFDQPQEYIMELTFTQAAKGVNKEISINIEAACQRCDGKGHEPGTKVQHCHFCNGSGMETVNTGPFVMRSTCRHCGGKGTVISNPCHSCRGRGQTKQKKVVMVPVPAGVEDGQTVRMPVGKKEIFITFRVQKSPVFRRDGADIHSDLFVSVAQAVLGGTARTQGLYETLNLTIAAGIQTDQRIRLAGKGIARISGYGFGDHYVHIKIKVPKTLTDRQRALLMSYAEDETEVEGTVNGVTATTTGKRSSWN
- the dnaja3a gene encoding dnaJ heat shock protein family (Hsp40) member A3a isoform X1 — protein: MRSVFEAATVEGMMASSAARCSSRWITVIVSSGRRSAAGAVVCAGHGGVRSVSTLGAEKLWRGGNLMCGGAGKALTLRGLSGIKSPHAVYTLSFHTSAPVSKQDFYQILGVPRTATQKEIKKAYYQMAKKYHPDTNKDDPQAKEKFAQLAEAYEVLSDEGKRKQYDTYGSAGFDAGQAGRGQQYWTGQTSHVDPEELFRKIFGEFSGGRGFGDFNAIFDQPQEYIMELTFTQAAKGVNKEISINIEAACQRCDGKGHEPGTKVQHCHFCNGSGMETVNTGPFVMRSTCRHCGGKGTVISNPCHSCRGRGQTKQKKVVMVPVPAGVEDGQTVRMPVGKKEIFITFRVQKSPVFRRDGADIHSDLFVSVAQAVLGGTARTQGLYETLNLTIAAGIQTDQRIRLAGKGIARISGYGFGDHYVHIKIKVPKTLTDRQRALLMSYAEDETEVEGTVNGVTATTTGKRSSWN